A single region of the Vespula pensylvanica isolate Volc-1 chromosome 8, ASM1446617v1, whole genome shotgun sequence genome encodes:
- the LOC122631163 gene encoding uncharacterized protein LOC122631163, protein MKILLIILATILISCHGLAYGGDTGDSIITTYSTITMDKFKKLMKNGNKTLGIPVLDPFELKRYMYQVDEKHIVKAEGILRFFEVDELSNFKVIKADFNLIGIEINLHLLWDTIKLVTNYSLEGFLMDFLTIYGFGAVKANVKGLDIAVNMSLSTRDDNIYVYSFESAIKLKELDLNITGLFYDKEISRIVSLMISDITPQLIEDYQVEVTKKFNTLVTNIINDFLKNKSWMDLISLLSFIKAVIVYTFLNIFRELLISVSKLKMIRSIIIYTVIFISYHAFAHGQKENYSINMKPFLERFKTVMKTGNESLKIPVFDPYNRVEETLHVNLSYISADTNLKNLHISGLSNYQVKEGKFMLVGLQIKVGFHWEEITTRSKYDINGTAANKYPIYGKGELVGIIKGLDVTCNLRMSPKGNKLQVSSITSTVNLKSLDLNVTGLYNNEKRSKEVSKKISEKAPEIIRKYPVQAGIIVSEITLKKVNQIIGNKSIKDLLDLIRP, encoded by the exons atgaaaattttattgataatattagcAACCATTTTGATTTCCTGTCATGGTTTGGCATACGGAGGTGATACAGGGG ATTCTATTATTACCACTTACTCTACAATCACAATGGACAAATTCAAAAAGCTTATGAAAAATGGAAACAAAACCCTTGGAATTCCAGTTTTAGATCCCTTcgaattaaaacgatatatgtatcaaGTTGACGAAAAGCATATTgttaa GGCGGAAGGAATCCTAAGATTCTTCGAGGTCGACGAATTGTCTAATTTCAAGGTCATCAAGGCAGACTTCAATCTCATTGGAATTGAAATTAACCTACATTTGTTATGGGATACGATCAAATTGGTTACCAATTACTCCTTAGAAGGGTTTTTAATGGactttttaacgatatacGGTTTTGGTGCCGTCAA gGCAAACGTGAAAGGTTTAGACATAGCCGTGAACATGAGTCTTTCAACAAGAgatgataatatatacgtatatagtttCGAGTCGGCGATCAAACTCAAAGAACTAGAC CTAAATATCACTGGATTATTTTACGACAAAGAAATATCAAGGATCGTAAGCTTAATGATCTCCGATATAACACCGCAATTGATTGAGGATTATCAAGTAGAAGTAACCAAAAAATTCAATACTTTAGTTACGAATATCATCaacgattttttaaagaacaaaAGTTGGATGGATCtgatatctcttctttct TTTATAAAAGCGGTCATCGTGTAtacttttcttaatatttttcgagaatTGTTAATTAGCGTATCGAAACT aaaAATGATTCGTTCGATCATAATATACActgtaattttcatttcttatcatGCTTTCGCGCAtggacagaaagaaaattatagtaTCAACATGAAACCTTTCTTAGAAAGATTTAAGACTGTAATGAAAACAGGAAATGAGTCTCTCAAAATACCTGTGTTCGATCCGTACAATCGAGTCGAAGAAACCCTTCACGTTAATTTATCCTATATTTC GGCtgatacaaatttaaaaaatcttcaCATATCCGGTTTATCGAATTATCAAGTCAAAGAGGGTAAATTCATGCTAGTAGGATTACAGATTAAAGTAGGATTCCATTGGGAAGAAATCACTACAAGATCCAAATACGATATTAATGGGACCGCAGCTAACAAATATCCGATTTATGGAAAGGGTGAACTCGT TGGAATAATTAAAGGTTTGGATGTTACTTGTAACTTACGTATGAGCCCGAAAGGTAACAAGTTACAAGTATCGAGTATTACGTCGACCGTAAATTTGAAATCACTTGAT ttaaaCGTAACTGGActttataataacgaaaaacgTTCGAAAGAAGTTAGTAAAAAGATATCTGAAAAGGCACcagaaattattcgaaaatatccAGTACAAGCAGGAATAATAGTGAGCGAAATCACATTGAAAAAAGTCAACCAAATTATAGGTAACAAATCTATCAAAGATTTGTTAGATCTTATACGTccttaa